In Deinococcus misasensis DSM 22328, a single window of DNA contains:
- a CDS encoding SRPBCC domain-containing protein, which yields MHICTFDTETVASKETLWQLWTQPKHWPTWDIELDSAELSGAFKQGATGTFKYKDGSTRAFTIIKCVMLESYVLSVQYSKGVELTITRDLHQQGDKVHFRQEWNLNGPPLTMLFQRSKKDLLYQQGLKQMEIVLKMLNNEYSPFKEGAGSGAKSSAL from the coding sequence ATGCACATCTGCACCTTCGACACAGAAACCGTTGCTTCCAAAGAAACCCTCTGGCAACTGTGGACGCAGCCCAAACATTGGCCCACCTGGGACATTGAACTGGATTCTGCAGAGCTTTCAGGGGCATTCAAACAGGGCGCAACCGGAACTTTCAAATACAAAGACGGTTCCACCAGAGCATTCACCATCATCAAATGTGTGATGCTGGAGAGCTATGTGTTGTCTGTGCAATACAGCAAAGGGGTGGAACTCACCATCACCCGTGACCTTCACCAGCAAGGCGACAAAGTGCATTTCAGGCAAGAATGGAACCTGAATGGTCCTCCCCTGACCATGTTGTTTCAACGGTCCAAAAAAGACCTGCTGTACCAGCAAGGCCTGAAACAAATGGAAATTGTTCTGAAGATGCTCAACAACGAATATTCTCCCTTCAAAGAAGGGGCGGGCTCTGGGGCCAAAAGCTCTGCACTGTAA
- a CDS encoding glycoside hydrolase family 18 protein: MTAVIAYFPSWKSGAFPVSHIPATMLTHVCYAFAGISPEGLCTLPDEHLDLKAETGFQVGTGEGALKGNFAAFRHLKAQHPHLKLLVSIGGWMGSQHFSQMACTAESRAKFIESAISQFLLGCVADVFPEHAAGIFDGFDLDWEYPTQGGPDHNHHHPEDAHHFTLLMQEFRAALDLLAQDTGQTYELSVAVPAAPERLIHDFDLKGLSLVTDRIHLMTYDFTGEVQPLTTFHNNLFAVQNAPLETQYSAHQTVQTAIHLGVPPEKLVLGIPFYGRMWKNLPSQNTGLFQKHSGECFDGDLDYRLLVQEFLDSNQRFAPYYHLEAEVPYLFDAQQGTFITFENPRSIKAKIRYMQLRNLQGIMFWELTHDNGELLQTIHQTLNP, translated from the coding sequence ATGACTGCTGTGATTGCTTACTTCCCTTCATGGAAATCCGGTGCATTCCCTGTTTCCCACATTCCTGCCACCATGCTCACCCATGTGTGTTATGCCTTTGCTGGGATTTCGCCAGAGGGCCTCTGCACCCTGCCAGATGAACACCTTGATTTAAAAGCAGAGACAGGTTTTCAAGTGGGCACAGGAGAAGGGGCATTGAAAGGCAATTTTGCGGCCTTCAGGCACCTCAAGGCCCAGCATCCCCATCTGAAACTGCTGGTGTCCATTGGGGGTTGGATGGGATCACAGCACTTCAGTCAGATGGCATGCACTGCCGAATCCAGAGCAAAGTTCATCGAATCGGCCATCAGTCAATTTTTGCTGGGATGCGTTGCCGATGTTTTTCCAGAACATGCAGCAGGCATTTTTGATGGTTTCGATCTGGACTGGGAATACCCCACACAGGGTGGCCCCGACCACAACCACCATCACCCTGAAGACGCCCACCATTTCACCCTCCTGATGCAAGAATTTCGGGCAGCTCTGGATTTGCTTGCTCAGGACACTGGCCAGACCTACGAATTGTCTGTTGCGGTTCCTGCCGCTCCAGAGCGTCTGATCCACGATTTTGACCTCAAAGGACTCTCTCTCGTCACAGACCGCATCCACCTGATGACCTATGACTTCACAGGTGAAGTTCAACCCTTGACCACCTTTCACAACAATTTGTTCGCTGTGCAAAATGCACCCCTTGAAACCCAGTACAGTGCCCACCAGACGGTTCAAACAGCCATCCATCTGGGTGTGCCACCAGAGAAACTGGTGCTCGGGATTCCCTTTTATGGCCGGATGTGGAAAAACCTCCCATCACAAAACACCGGGCTGTTCCAAAAACACTCTGGGGAGTGTTTTGATGGAGATTTGGATTACAGGCTGCTGGTGCAAGAATTTCTGGATTCCAACCAGAGGTTTGCACCTTACTATCATCTGGAAGCGGAAGTCCCTTATCTTTTTGATGCCCAGCAGGGAACATTCATCACCTTCGAAAATCCACGTTCCATCAAAGCCAAAATCAGATACATGCAGTTGCGCAACCTGCAGGGAATCATGTTCTGGGAACTGACCCACGACAATGGTGAATTGCTTCAAACCATCCACCAGACCTTGAACCCTTAA
- a CDS encoding S1 family peptidase, protein MKKLRALLALTFASVALTACGTVQTPENSNTEVSEQIVYGTISAVGSRPYMVAVQRSNALTRNWCGGSLIASNWVMTAAHCVEGYTASSFKVRAGVYNLSSSTEGQTLSVSNIYIHPSYSDVGYGYDIALLKLSANVTHPNAAPGAIPSSTVDSTLVQSGQTATVSGWGLTEFGSSSNQLREVTIPITPDGSPCGGTPANTICGPYYQGKDSCNGDSGGPLARRYNSKNYILGIVSYGPTECRGQGVYTRVGKYASWIRSISGVVAQ, encoded by the coding sequence GTGAAAAAATTGCGTGCATTGTTGGCCCTCACCTTTGCTTCTGTCGCCCTGACCGCCTGTGGCACCGTCCAGACCCCAGAGAACAGCAACACTGAAGTTTCAGAACAGATCGTTTATGGCACCATCAGTGCTGTGGGCAGCCGTCCTTACATGGTCGCGGTGCAACGCTCCAATGCCCTGACCCGCAATTGGTGTGGAGGCAGCCTGATTGCCAGCAACTGGGTGATGACCGCGGCCCACTGCGTGGAAGGCTACACTGCCAGCAGCTTCAAAGTCCGTGCAGGGGTGTACAACCTGTCCAGTTCAACAGAAGGACAGACCCTCAGTGTCTCCAACATTTACATCCACCCCAGCTATTCAGATGTGGGCTATGGGTATGACATTGCCCTGCTGAAACTGTCTGCCAATGTCACCCACCCCAATGCGGCTCCTGGAGCCATTCCGAGCAGCACTGTGGACTCCACCCTGGTCCAGAGCGGGCAAACCGCCACGGTTTCAGGATGGGGCCTGACTGAGTTTGGCTCCTCTTCCAATCAACTGCGTGAAGTGACCATTCCCATCACTCCAGATGGATCCCCTTGTGGTGGCACACCCGCCAACACCATCTGTGGACCTTACTATCAGGGCAAAGATTCCTGCAATGGAGACAGTGGTGGTCCTCTGGCCCGCAGGTACAACAGCAAGAACTACATCCTTGGCATCGTCAGTTATGGTCCCACCGAGTGCCGGGGTCAGGGGGTTTACACCAGAGTGGGCAAATATGCCAGCTGGATTCGCAGCATCTCTGGTGTGGTTGCACAGTAA
- a CDS encoding metal ABC transporter substrate-binding protein, which yields MKRFLFLMLALGTSAHAKMNVVVTIQPYYSIVKNIAGDKATVTRLVPVGASPEIFEPTPADMKTVSRAKVVFMNGLGLDEWLQPVIKNSGTKATVTEFGEVLKFKPIVAEEHAGESEEEHEGHGHEGTDPHIFLDASIMALAATRAGADLAKADPANANYYQSRAKAENQKLLKLHAELKSSLKPVAGQKIVTFHGAFNYYARAYGLKVAAAIEPFPGKEPSARYVTEVVKLIRQQKVKAVFAEPQLPENAARTIAESAGAKLFVLDPEGSKLSSDYYGMMRYNRDNLLKALK from the coding sequence ATGAAGCGTTTTCTGTTCCTGATGCTTGCACTGGGCACCTCTGCCCACGCCAAAATGAATGTGGTGGTCACCATCCAGCCTTACTACAGCATTGTGAAAAACATTGCAGGCGACAAAGCCACCGTCACCCGACTGGTTCCTGTGGGAGCCAGTCCAGAGATTTTTGAACCCACACCTGCAGACATGAAAACCGTGTCCAGAGCCAAAGTGGTGTTCATGAATGGCCTCGGGCTCGATGAATGGTTGCAACCGGTCATCAAAAACAGTGGCACCAAAGCCACCGTTACGGAGTTTGGAGAGGTCCTCAAATTCAAACCCATCGTGGCTGAAGAACATGCTGGAGAATCTGAAGAAGAACACGAAGGACACGGGCACGAAGGAACCGACCCTCACATCTTTCTGGATGCCAGCATCATGGCTCTGGCTGCCACCCGTGCTGGAGCAGACCTTGCCAAAGCCGATCCAGCAAATGCCAATTACTACCAATCCAGAGCCAAAGCCGAAAACCAGAAGCTTTTGAAGCTGCATGCAGAGCTGAAGTCCAGCCTCAAACCTGTGGCAGGCCAGAAAATCGTGACTTTTCATGGGGCTTTCAACTACTATGCCAGAGCGTATGGCCTGAAGGTTGCTGCTGCCATTGAACCTTTTCCCGGCAAAGAACCCAGTGCACGCTATGTGACCGAAGTGGTGAAACTGATCCGGCAGCAAAAAGTCAAAGCGGTGTTTGCAGAGCCTCAACTTCCAGAAAACGCAGCACGCACCATTGCAGAGAGTGCAGGAGCAAAATTGTTTGTGCTTGATCCAGAAGGAAGCAAACTCAGCAGCGATTACTACGGCATGATGCGTTACAACCGGGACAACCTGCTCAAAGCCCTCAAGTGA
- a CDS encoding nitroreductase family protein, whose product MQNTLTKTLPVKEAIETRHSIRKYEPTMPKEDLLEILRLGSLAPTAFNAQPARFVVIENPELKEKVKAAAYGQTQITSAPYTIVVYSDMEDVMATVEETSHPLYGDEGKTRQRQTFEGSFGGLSVEQRAVWANTQANIVLGFLMLSARGLGYDTVPMLGFNPAQVKELLGLPEHVQIAALLPVGKAAEEGKSAHRHTVERITRFA is encoded by the coding sequence ATGCAAAACACCCTGACCAAAACCCTCCCCGTGAAAGAAGCCATCGAGACCCGTCACAGCATCCGCAAGTATGAACCCACCATGCCCAAAGAAGACTTGCTGGAAATTCTGCGTCTGGGCAGCCTGGCTCCCACTGCTTTCAATGCACAACCCGCCCGTTTTGTGGTGATTGAAAACCCCGAGCTCAAAGAAAAAGTCAAAGCCGCAGCTTATGGACAAACCCAAATCACCTCTGCTCCTTACACCATCGTGGTTTACAGCGACATGGAAGACGTGATGGCCACTGTAGAGGAGACCTCCCACCCCCTGTATGGCGATGAGGGCAAAACCCGTCAGCGTCAAACCTTCGAAGGTTCTTTTGGTGGTCTGTCTGTGGAGCAACGTGCTGTCTGGGCCAACACCCAGGCCAACATTGTGCTGGGCTTCTTGATGCTTTCTGCCAGAGGTCTGGGTTATGACACTGTGCCCATGCTGGGTTTCAACCCTGCACAAGTGAAAGAACTGCTTGGCCTTCCTGAGCATGTCCAGATTGCTGCCTTGCTCCCTGTGGGCAAAGCTGCCGAAGAAGGCAAATCTGCACACCGCCACACGGTTGAACGCATCACCCGCTTTGCTTGA
- a CDS encoding winged helix-turn-helix transcriptional regulator → MTEDGFCPVHHAIQILQEKWTLHIIRTLLQGPCGFNELSRAVGGCNPATLTHRLESLEELGLVKKEVLSMMPPRSSYSLTPAGVELQGVVDAIGKWAMNHLSTCKAKAQSVK, encoded by the coding sequence ATGACTGAAGATGGTTTTTGCCCCGTGCATCACGCCATTCAGATCTTGCAGGAAAAGTGGACATTGCACATCATCCGCACCCTGCTGCAAGGTCCGTGTGGTTTCAATGAACTTTCCAGAGCGGTCGGTGGTTGTAACCCCGCCACCCTGACCCACCGTCTGGAAAGCCTCGAAGAGTTGGGGTTGGTCAAGAAAGAAGTGCTGTCCATGATGCCGCCCCGCTCCAGTTACAGCCTGACTCCCGCAGGCGTCGAACTGCAAGGGGTGGTCGATGCCATTGGGAAATGGGCCATGAACCATTTGTCCACTTGCAAAGCCAAAGCCCAGAGTGTAAAATAG
- a CDS encoding DEAD/DEAH box helicase translates to MQFSDFDLHAEVVSRLAARGIVTPSPIQAESLPHTLNGKDVIGRARTGTGKTLAFALPIIEGLVPSKEFGRAPRALVLAPTRELAKQIAEEFNQSAPGLSITTIYGGSSYVMQEKALGRGVDIVVGTPGRIIDHLDRKTLVLDEVQFAVLDEADEMLNVGFAEDVENILRHTPEERQTLLFSATLTDSVIRLARNYMRAPITVDLIGEDAPKAAQTVKHLAVKVGRSRTRVLVDLLSVYNPERAIVFTRTKREADELALELIGRGIEAEGLHGDLAQAQRERALAAFRSGRTRVLVATDVAARGLDIPEVDVVVQYHVPQDHESYVHRSGRTGRAGRNGVAIVMYTPKEQYAIRQLENATGARFEKIEPPTPAEVYASNMRNVANMVKNVPSEVSGMFLGQAEELMAEFGVEALAKALARIAGVTEPPRSVSLLSGEEDFVTVTLRAPRMTVPRAVALIARGLNIESRSLGKVRLFEGGAVADIPTDRVEELLALSPLEEKVQVVKTQELPELLETPQREDRGPRQGGGYRGNDRGGYRGNNDRGGDRGGYRGNREGGSGSSDREGVYAGNREGGRRPYQNRKRY, encoded by the coding sequence ATGCAGTTTAGTGATTTTGACCTCCACGCTGAGGTTGTTTCTCGTCTTGCCGCGCGTGGAATCGTTACCCCCAGCCCCATCCAGGCCGAGAGCCTCCCACACACCCTCAACGGGAAAGATGTGATTGGACGCGCCCGGACGGGCACCGGCAAAACGCTCGCCTTCGCGTTGCCCATCATTGAAGGCCTTGTGCCCAGCAAAGAATTCGGTCGCGCACCTCGCGCACTGGTGCTGGCACCCACCCGCGAACTGGCCAAACAAATCGCCGAAGAATTCAACCAGAGTGCCCCCGGGCTCTCCATCACCACCATTTACGGTGGATCCAGCTACGTCATGCAAGAGAAAGCTCTGGGACGTGGCGTGGACATCGTGGTGGGCACCCCCGGACGCATCATCGATCACCTGGACCGCAAAACCCTGGTGCTCGATGAAGTGCAGTTTGCTGTGCTGGATGAAGCCGACGAAATGCTCAACGTGGGCTTTGCAGAAGATGTGGAAAACATCCTGCGCCACACTCCCGAAGAGCGCCAGACATTGCTGTTCAGCGCCACTTTGACCGATTCGGTGATTCGTCTGGCCCGCAATTACATGCGCGCCCCCATCACCGTGGACTTGATCGGTGAAGACGCACCCAAAGCAGCCCAGACCGTAAAGCACCTTGCCGTCAAAGTGGGACGCAGTCGCACCCGCGTGCTCGTGGACCTGCTGAGCGTGTACAACCCTGAGCGTGCCATTGTCTTCACCCGCACCAAGCGTGAAGCCGATGAACTCGCCCTCGAACTCATTGGTCGTGGCATCGAAGCCGAAGGTCTGCACGGTGACCTCGCACAGGCCCAGCGTGAACGCGCTCTGGCTGCCTTCCGCAGTGGTCGCACCCGCGTGCTGGTTGCCACCGACGTGGCTGCCCGTGGCCTCGACATCCCTGAAGTGGACGTTGTGGTGCAATACCACGTTCCTCAGGACCACGAGTCTTACGTGCACCGCTCTGGACGCACCGGACGCGCCGGACGCAACGGGGTGGCCATCGTGATGTACACCCCCAAAGAGCAGTACGCCATCCGTCAGCTTGAAAATGCCACCGGAGCCCGCTTTGAAAAAATCGAGCCCCCCACCCCTGCTGAAGTGTACGCCTCCAACATGCGCAACGTGGCCAACATGGTCAAAAACGTGCCTTCCGAAGTCTCTGGAATGTTCCTCGGTCAGGCCGAAGAACTGATGGCCGAGTTCGGCGTGGAAGCCCTCGCCAAAGCACTGGCCCGCATTGCTGGAGTCACCGAGCCACCCCGCAGCGTCAGCCTGTTGAGTGGCGAAGAAGACTTCGTGACCGTCACGCTCCGTGCTCCCCGCATGACGGTTCCCCGTGCTGTGGCCCTGATTGCCCGTGGTCTGAACATCGAGTCCCGCTCCCTTGGAAAAGTGCGCCTCTTTGAAGGTGGCGCTGTGGCAGACATCCCCACCGACCGCGTGGAAGAACTGCTGGCCCTGAGCCCTCTGGAAGAAAAAGTTCAAGTGGTGAAAACCCAGGAACTGCCAGAGCTGCTGGAAACCCCTCAACGTGAAGACCGTGGTCCCCGTCAGGGTGGCGGTTACCGTGGCAATGACCGTGGTGGATACCGTGGCAACAACGACCGTGGTGGCGATCGCGGCGGATACCGTGGCAACCGTGAAGGTGGCAGCGGAAGCAGCGACCGCGAAGGCGTGTACGCTGGCAACCGTGAAGGTGGCCGTCGTCCTTACCAGAACCGCAAGCGTTACTGA
- a CDS encoding Rieske (2Fe-2S) protein codes for MRVLVGKIQDLPEGTQKSVRVGRQSVLVVNHQNQFYALRNMCTHESVALEGGRLEEGQITCEAHGARFELATGKATKMPAVKAVRLYKAIVDGEDLYVEEL; via the coding sequence ATGCGAGTTCTGGTTGGAAAAATTCAGGACCTGCCCGAGGGCACCCAGAAAAGTGTGCGGGTGGGACGTCAAAGTGTTCTGGTGGTCAACCACCAGAACCAATTTTATGCCTTGAGAAACATGTGCACCCATGAGAGTGTGGCTCTGGAAGGGGGCCGTCTTGAGGAGGGCCAGATCACCTGTGAGGCCCACGGTGCCCGCTTCGAACTGGCCACAGGCAAAGCCACCAAGATGCCTGCCGTGAAGGCCGTGCGCCTGTACAAAGCCATAGTGGATGGGGAAGACCTATACGTAGAGGAACTCTAA
- a CDS encoding family 10 glycosylhydrolase — MKWWRYVLLVMCTFTSLAFAQEEAPEGVLDQETPENIVIPDLPPLPAANVRQGIMGVWVRPSPAQNVAALMADLKKEGYTDVFIETFYHGMTIYPSAVAPMRPELTGRDLLNEFAEAAAFSGLRLHAWLEVFYWAPPKQYGISGGLLDEHPEWETLSASGVRSRDTGLHMGFADPALFEVRQVVYNLSAELAENYPEVGLHLDYLRYPSKDDFGYHPQSVATFEKQTASKASVTNMKWYSFRQDVLAQAASGMSKAYREAGGKGLVTAAVNAYYPLYKPETQQVWTRWKGIDVFIPMAYSTNVSALKVLAYTLRSRSPRPLWMGLQVGPGYPGLTHQINALKPQGFSNYVVFGRK, encoded by the coding sequence ATGAAATGGTGGCGTTATGTGTTGTTGGTGATGTGCACCTTCACCTCTCTGGCCTTTGCTCAGGAAGAGGCCCCAGAGGGTGTGCTGGATCAGGAGACCCCCGAGAACATCGTGATTCCCGATTTGCCTCCGCTGCCTGCGGCCAATGTTCGGCAGGGAATCATGGGGGTGTGGGTTCGACCGTCACCGGCTCAAAATGTGGCAGCCCTGATGGCCGATTTGAAAAAAGAAGGCTACACCGATGTTTTCATCGAGACGTTTTACCACGGCATGACCATTTATCCGTCTGCAGTGGCCCCAATGCGTCCAGAGCTGACAGGCCGTGACCTGCTCAATGAGTTTGCAGAAGCGGCAGCTTTCTCCGGGTTGCGTTTGCATGCATGGCTGGAGGTGTTTTACTGGGCACCTCCGAAACAGTACGGCATCTCTGGAGGTCTGCTCGATGAGCATCCCGAATGGGAAACCCTGAGTGCCAGTGGGGTGCGCAGCAGAGACACGGGTTTGCACATGGGGTTTGCGGATCCTGCCCTCTTTGAGGTGCGTCAGGTGGTGTACAACCTCAGTGCCGAACTTGCTGAAAATTATCCAGAGGTGGGTCTGCATCTGGATTACCTGCGTTATCCCTCCAAAGACGATTTCGGTTATCACCCTCAGTCTGTGGCCACCTTTGAAAAGCAAACCGCTTCAAAAGCCAGTGTCACCAACATGAAGTGGTACAGTTTCCGTCAGGACGTGCTGGCACAGGCCGCCTCGGGCATGAGCAAAGCCTACCGTGAAGCCGGAGGCAAAGGACTGGTCACCGCTGCGGTGAACGCCTATTATCCCCTCTACAAACCCGAAACCCAGCAGGTCTGGACCCGCTGGAAAGGCATTGATGTGTTCATTCCCATGGCCTACAGCACCAATGTGTCGGCGCTCAAGGTGCTGGCTTACACCTTGCGCAGCCGCAGCCCGAGACCGCTCTGGATGGGTTTGCAGGTGGGACCCGGTTATCCCGGTCTGACCCACCAGATCAATGCCCTGAAACCGCAAGGGTTCAGCAATTACGTGGTCTTCGGACGCAAATGA
- a CDS encoding Ig-like domain-containing protein, producing MIKHLKSTTLLLLTLGLAACSQSELQSQVPSAVLNKQATGLTATFSTSSTWDGGFNGLITLTNNTTSAVSTWTLNFKFNGNAGLSGTPWGAGGNAVKNADGSYTITPNSWGGNNIPAGGSVTVSYSGTGAFSGVTACTINGQSCAGAPSDTTAPTVSATVSPASLTAAGSVKVTANATDNVGVTKVEFYKGTALVGTDTTAPYEYSESFSSSAQNGSYSYTAKAFDAAGNTKTSAAVTATVNIPGSGDTTPPTASLTVSPANLTASGNINLSATATDNVGVTKVEFYRNGTLINTDTTAPYTYADPFTSGAQNGSYSYTAKSFDAAGNSTTSTAVGATVNLPAPPQPNRIYVGYAGSWNTSLNDLVPANIPSYYTHVNLSFVKPQLAYKKGDYLVNGFSDTNTGLQFVEGAAANPWSPPVKMTPEQAKKLIANIDALQARGTKVYLSVGGWTYSNEQHGWDSFNPSGLIDLAEDLGVDGVDLDWEAPTGACSGDATNFSCPGDTKAINILNNTYSTIQSRGLKFGISIAAWSTGAYYVKGTQWEEGKVQWGSPYGGTMYNLVKKEGSKLSHINLMSYDAGTYFDPRESFESYRAIYSGPIAMGLEPAPEGAGGAVLKLNKEAGVDYGPTWRNFMYDGLNDASKAYNVETLANYIKANGKPGDGMMIWQIWKERVYAPAPSGAAGVNSTGQLVCQILQITSNCSQSVPNLPKL from the coding sequence ATGATCAAACATCTGAAAAGCACCACCTTGCTTCTTCTGACCCTCGGGCTTGCCGCGTGCAGCCAGAGTGAGTTGCAAAGCCAAGTTCCCAGCGCTGTATTGAACAAACAGGCCACAGGACTGACCGCGACGTTCAGCACCAGCAGCACGTGGGATGGAGGGTTCAACGGACTGATCACCCTCACCAACAACACCACCAGTGCCGTAAGCACATGGACCCTGAACTTCAAATTCAACGGCAACGCAGGCCTCTCTGGCACCCCCTGGGGAGCAGGTGGGAATGCGGTGAAGAATGCCGATGGAAGCTACACCATTACTCCGAACAGTTGGGGTGGAAACAACATCCCTGCTGGAGGCAGCGTCACGGTGTCTTACTCTGGCACCGGAGCCTTCAGTGGCGTGACCGCATGCACCATCAATGGTCAATCTTGTGCAGGTGCACCCTCTGACACCACCGCTCCCACGGTTTCTGCCACCGTCAGTCCAGCTTCCCTGACCGCTGCGGGTTCGGTGAAAGTGACTGCGAATGCCACGGACAACGTGGGCGTGACCAAAGTGGAATTCTACAAGGGAACGGCTCTGGTGGGCACCGACACCACCGCTCCTTACGAGTACAGTGAGTCCTTTTCCAGCAGTGCCCAGAATGGTTCTTACAGTTACACTGCAAAAGCCTTTGACGCTGCAGGAAACACCAAAACCAGCGCTGCTGTGACCGCCACAGTGAACATTCCCGGCTCTGGAGACACGACACCTCCAACAGCCAGCCTGACCGTTTCGCCAGCCAACCTGACCGCTTCTGGAAACATCAACTTGAGTGCGACGGCAACCGACAACGTGGGTGTCACCAAAGTGGAGTTTTACCGCAATGGAACCCTGATCAACACCGACACCACCGCCCCTTACACTTACGCTGATCCCTTCACCAGCGGTGCCCAGAACGGCAGTTACAGCTACACTGCCAAATCGTTTGATGCTGCCGGAAACAGCACCACCAGCACAGCAGTGGGTGCCACCGTCAACCTGCCTGCCCCCCCTCAACCCAACCGGATTTATGTGGGTTATGCCGGAAGCTGGAACACCAGCCTGAACGATCTGGTGCCAGCCAACATCCCGAGCTATTACACCCATGTCAACCTGTCTTTCGTGAAACCCCAACTGGCCTACAAAAAGGGCGATTATCTGGTCAACGGTTTCAGCGACACCAACACCGGCTTGCAATTCGTGGAAGGGGCTGCCGCCAACCCCTGGAGCCCGCCGGTCAAAATGACCCCCGAGCAGGCCAAAAAACTGATTGCCAACATCGATGCCCTGCAAGCCAGAGGCACCAAAGTGTACCTCTCGGTGGGCGGATGGACCTACTCCAACGAACAGCACGGTTGGGACAGCTTCAACCCCTCTGGATTGATCGATCTGGCCGAAGATCTGGGCGTGGATGGCGTGGACCTCGATTGGGAAGCCCCCACAGGTGCCTGCTCTGGAGATGCCACCAACTTCAGTTGCCCCGGGGACACCAAAGCCATCAACATCCTCAACAACACCTACAGCACCATCCAATCCAGAGGTCTGAAGTTCGGGATTTCCATTGCTGCATGGTCCACAGGGGCTTATTACGTGAAAGGCACCCAGTGGGAAGAAGGCAAAGTGCAGTGGGGTTCCCCTTATGGTGGCACCATGTACAACCTCGTCAAAAAAGAGGGCAGCAAACTCAGTCACATCAACCTGATGTCTTACGATGCAGGCACTTACTTTGACCCCAGAGAATCCTTTGAATCTTACCGTGCCATTTACAGTGGTCCCATTGCCATGGGTCTGGAACCTGCTCCTGAAGGTGCAGGAGGTGCAGTCCTCAAACTCAACAAAGAAGCTGGCGTGGATTACGGCCCCACATGGCGCAACTTCATGTACGACGGCCTGAACGACGCCAGCAAAGCCTACAACGTGGAAACCCTTGCCAATTACATCAAGGCCAATGGCAAACCCGGTGACGGCATGATGATCTGGCAAATCTGGAAAGAACGGGTTTACGCTCCAGCCCCCTCTGGTGCAGCAGGCGTGAATTCCACCGGGCAACTGGTGTGTCAGATCCTGCAGATCACCAGCAATTGCAGCCAGTCGGTGCCAAATTTGCCGAAGTTGTAA